The Ralstonia wenshanensis genome includes a region encoding these proteins:
- a CDS encoding LacI family DNA-binding transcriptional regulator, giving the protein MKRNAGAVTVDDVAAHAGVSIKTVSRVLNHEPNISEKTRAKVVEAMQTLDYRPNPAARRLASKRADIIALVYDNPSDNYIVNIQHGALEACQALDYSLLLTPCNYRDPNLAQQIIQSARQRALAGIILTPPVSDVPSLITALDEAGIDYVRLAPADREHKGLSVNTEDRAAARDMTLHLIGLGHRRIGFVVCDPAHGAAYQRVFGYRDAMAQAGIEVDERLVEQGEHSFESGVACAERLLSCEPRPTAIFAGNDDMAAGVLRVAQARGIKVPEELSICGYDDTPLSRQLWPALTTVRQPIQAMAHAAVEQLIAIHRPHLPGLKPHSVHENLQYELVIRESTCAPA; this is encoded by the coding sequence ATGAAGCGCAACGCAGGAGCTGTCACCGTCGATGATGTTGCCGCGCATGCGGGCGTGTCCATCAAGACCGTCTCGCGCGTGCTGAATCACGAGCCCAACATCAGCGAAAAGACGCGCGCGAAGGTGGTCGAGGCGATGCAGACGCTCGACTATCGGCCCAACCCGGCAGCCCGGCGACTGGCCAGCAAGCGCGCCGACATCATTGCGCTGGTCTACGACAACCCCTCCGACAATTACATCGTCAACATTCAGCACGGCGCGCTCGAAGCCTGCCAGGCGCTCGATTACAGTCTGCTGCTGACCCCTTGCAACTACCGCGACCCGAACCTCGCCCAGCAGATCATCCAGAGCGCGCGCCAGCGTGCACTGGCCGGCATCATCCTGACGCCACCGGTGTCGGATGTGCCGTCGCTCATCACAGCGCTGGATGAAGCTGGCATCGACTACGTGCGCCTGGCCCCCGCCGACCGCGAACACAAAGGGCTGTCCGTCAACACCGAAGACCGCGCTGCCGCGCGCGACATGACGCTGCACCTGATCGGGCTCGGCCACCGCCGCATCGGCTTCGTGGTGTGCGACCCGGCCCATGGCGCGGCGTATCAGCGCGTATTCGGCTATCGCGACGCGATGGCGCAGGCCGGCATCGAAGTCGACGAACGATTGGTCGAGCAGGGCGAGCACTCGTTCGAGTCTGGCGTGGCCTGCGCTGAGCGGTTGCTGTCCTGCGAGCCACGTCCCACCGCCATCTTTGCAGGCAACGACGACATGGCCGCCGGCGTGCTCCGCGTGGCCCAGGCACGCGGCATCAAGGTGCCGGAAGAACTCTCCATTTGCGGCTACGACGACACGCCGCTCTCACGCCAGCTCTGGCCGGCGCTCACCACCGTGCGCCAGCCGATCCAGGCGATGGCGCATGCGGCTGTGGAACAGCTCATTGCGATTCATCGTCCGCATCTGCCGGGGCTGAAGCCGCATTCGGTGCACGAAAACTTGCAGTATGAGCTGGTGATTCGGGAATCGACTTGCGCGCCGGCGTAA
- a CDS encoding NAD-dependent epimerase/dehydratase family protein, with protein MADYQTPARVLVTGVAGNLGRKVVEALASAPWCTSIIGVDWVAQNIEFSPQAAQRFQWVKADLTQADGAWTDLLSNVDAVIHLAAIHSTPDATWEQALASYGMTLNVLQAAATHGVRRFVFASSNHAMGAYKDQPLAGTIGPGKLTAELPPAPGTRWNNGTEDVYSLAYGTSKAMGERLCKAVGAVCAANGGKLSIVSLRIGWALPDGNDPNDINYSGTAGTPVPTELPDEASRVALRWFRNMWLSNGDLRRLFLCSITADPARWPAPAIVVNGVSNNRGMDWGLETGRELLGYDPQDDLYGLIGVRQ; from the coding sequence GTGGCTGACTACCAAACCCCTGCTCGCGTTCTTGTGACCGGCGTCGCTGGCAACCTAGGCCGCAAGGTCGTCGAGGCACTGGCCTCCGCCCCGTGGTGCACCTCCATCATCGGTGTCGACTGGGTTGCACAGAACATCGAGTTCTCTCCGCAAGCGGCCCAACGTTTCCAATGGGTCAAGGCCGACCTGACGCAAGCCGATGGTGCATGGACGGATCTGCTGAGCAACGTCGATGCGGTCATCCACCTGGCTGCCATCCACTCCACGCCAGACGCAACGTGGGAGCAGGCGCTGGCCTCCTACGGAATGACGCTCAATGTGCTGCAGGCCGCCGCCACGCACGGCGTGCGCCGCTTCGTGTTCGCCTCGTCCAACCACGCGATGGGCGCATACAAGGACCAACCCCTGGCCGGCACCATCGGCCCCGGCAAGCTCACCGCCGAGCTGCCGCCCGCCCCAGGCACGCGCTGGAATAACGGCACTGAAGACGTCTACTCACTCGCCTACGGAACGTCCAAGGCAATGGGCGAACGGCTCTGCAAGGCAGTGGGCGCCGTCTGCGCAGCCAACGGCGGCAAGCTGTCGATCGTGTCGCTGCGCATCGGCTGGGCGCTACCCGACGGGAACGACCCCAACGACATCAACTATTCCGGCACCGCCGGCACACCCGTGCCGACCGAGTTGCCCGATGAGGCCAGCCGCGTCGCACTGCGCTGGTTCCGCAACATGTGGCTCTCGAATGGGGATTTGCGCCGGCTTTTCCTGTGCTCCATCACGGCCGACCCGGCGCGCTGGCCAGCACCGGCCATCGTCGTGAATGGCGTGTCGAATAACAGAGGAATGGATTGGGGCCTGGAGACCGGGCGCGAGTTGCTGGGGTATGACCCGCAGGATGATTTGTATGGGTTGATTGGCGTAAGGCAATAG
- a CDS encoding sugar ABC transporter permease, translating to MSNILQSQLARQNGGNGGPRLDGRAIQQLFVRYKVLALLLAVALIWIFFYFQTNGTFLKPNSISNLFLQMSVTGMLACGMVFVIIAGEIDLSVGSLLGLLGGLVAILTVNLGWNTWLAVGTVLVAGAAIGVVNGFITTKLRVPSFIVGLGGMLAFRGLLQWSTDSVTIAPVPDDLGNLAQGFVPAWLSWSLAAVIVVGSVVLTVRRRRERARLSLSLTPIWADGLKLLAIAAASFGFVAVLNDASGVPLPVLILLVLLAIFSYVATQTVFGRHVYAVGGNMEATRLSGVNVGRVKLLVFVLMGLMCAFAGIITTARSAAGSPSAGVGGELDAISACFIGGTSMRGGSGTVYGALIGALVMASLDNGMQQMNVDASWQMIVKGVVLVVAVLIDVLSGSNRG from the coding sequence ATGTCCAATATCCTGCAATCCCAACTCGCCCGCCAAAACGGCGGCAATGGCGGCCCGCGCCTGGATGGCCGCGCCATCCAGCAACTGTTCGTGCGCTACAAGGTGCTGGCGCTGCTGCTGGCCGTCGCACTCATCTGGATCTTCTTCTACTTCCAGACCAACGGCACGTTCCTCAAGCCCAACAGCATCTCCAACCTGTTCCTGCAGATGTCGGTGACGGGCATGCTGGCCTGCGGCATGGTGTTCGTCATCATCGCAGGTGAGATCGATCTTTCAGTCGGCTCGTTGCTGGGCCTGCTGGGCGGGCTGGTCGCCATCCTGACCGTCAACCTCGGATGGAACACCTGGCTGGCTGTGGGCACGGTGCTCGTGGCGGGCGCGGCCATCGGCGTGGTCAACGGTTTCATCACGACCAAGCTGCGTGTGCCGTCGTTCATCGTTGGCCTGGGCGGGATGCTGGCCTTCCGTGGCTTGCTGCAATGGAGCACCGACAGCGTGACGATTGCCCCGGTGCCTGACGACCTCGGCAACCTCGCGCAGGGCTTCGTGCCGGCATGGCTGTCGTGGTCGCTGGCTGCCGTCATCGTCGTGGGCTCGGTTGTGCTGACCGTGCGCCGCCGTCGCGAGCGCGCTCGCCTATCGCTCTCGCTCACGCCGATCTGGGCGGACGGGCTGAAGCTGCTGGCCATCGCCGCAGCATCGTTTGGCTTTGTCGCAGTGCTCAACGACGCCAGCGGCGTGCCGCTGCCCGTGCTGATCCTGCTGGTGCTGCTGGCCATCTTCTCGTACGTCGCTACGCAAACCGTGTTCGGCCGTCACGTCTATGCAGTGGGCGGCAACATGGAAGCCACGCGCCTGTCCGGCGTGAACGTCGGCCGCGTCAAGCTGCTGGTGTTCGTGCTGATGGGCCTGATGTGCGCCTTCGCGGGCATCATCACCACGGCCCGTTCGGCCGCAGGTTCGCCCTCCGCCGGTGTGGGCGGCGAACTGGATGCCATCTCGGCCTGCTTCATCGGCGGCACGTCGATGCGCGGCGGTTCGGGCACGGTGTACGGCGCGCTGATTGGCGCGCTCGTCATGGCCAGCCTCGACAATGGCATGCAGCAGATGAACGTCGACGCCTCGTGGCAGATGATCGTCAAGGGTGTGGTGCTGGTGGTCGCAGTGCTGATCGACGTGCTGTCGGGCTCCAATCGCGGCTGA
- a CDS encoding xylose ABC transporter ATP-binding protein, whose protein sequence is MSSNGTLFEMRNIVKSFSGVRALDGVSLAVKPGECVGLCGENGAGKSTLMKVLSGVYPYGTFEGEILWEGEPLHAHSVRDSERAGIVIIHQELMLVQQLSVTENIFLGNEITKPGGRMDYDAMHAKAEELLARLRLTDVNVAAPVMNYGSGHQQLFEIAKALAKNARLLILDEPTSSLSAKEIEVLLSIIDDLKRSGVACVYISHKLDEVKRVCDTVTVIRDGKHIGTRPAAEMTIDNIITMMVGREMTSLFPKVEHTVGEVVMEARNVTCWDVTNPNRKRTDNVSFAVRRGEILGVAGLVGAGRTEMVSALFGAYPGRSSAEIIIEGKPVKVSTPAQAIANGICLVPEDRKRHGIVPLMAVGENITLATLAQYARGLRVDKGAELTTVDREIKRLRIKTASPALAIASLSGGNQQKAVVTKMVLAMPKVLILDEPTRGVDVGSKYDIYKMIADLAASGVAIIMVSSEMPEILGMSDRVLVIGEGQLRGDFVNQGLTQERILAAAINAEPGRQAA, encoded by the coding sequence ATGAGCAGTAACGGCACCCTGTTCGAGATGCGCAACATCGTGAAGTCGTTCTCCGGTGTGCGTGCGCTCGACGGCGTCAGCCTGGCAGTCAAGCCGGGCGAGTGCGTCGGATTGTGCGGGGAGAACGGCGCCGGGAAATCGACCCTCATGAAGGTGCTGTCAGGGGTCTACCCCTACGGCACCTTCGAAGGCGAGATCCTGTGGGAAGGTGAGCCGCTGCACGCGCATTCCGTGCGTGACAGCGAGCGCGCCGGCATCGTCATCATCCATCAGGAACTGATGCTGGTGCAGCAGCTCTCCGTCACGGAGAACATCTTCCTCGGCAACGAGATCACCAAGCCGGGGGGCCGCATGGACTACGACGCCATGCACGCCAAGGCGGAAGAGCTGCTCGCCCGCCTGCGCCTGACCGACGTGAACGTGGCCGCGCCCGTGATGAACTACGGTAGCGGCCACCAGCAGCTCTTTGAGATTGCCAAGGCGCTGGCCAAGAACGCGCGGCTGTTGATCCTGGACGAGCCGACGTCTTCGCTGTCCGCCAAGGAAATCGAGGTGCTGCTGTCCATCATCGACGACCTCAAGCGCAGCGGCGTGGCGTGCGTGTACATCTCGCACAAGCTCGATGAGGTCAAGCGCGTGTGCGACACCGTCACCGTCATCCGCGACGGCAAGCACATCGGCACGCGCCCCGCCGCCGAAATGACCATCGACAACATCATCACGATGATGGTCGGTCGCGAAATGACATCGCTCTTCCCCAAGGTGGAACACACCGTGGGCGAAGTCGTGATGGAAGCGCGCAACGTCACCTGCTGGGATGTCACCAACCCGAACCGCAAGCGCACCGACAACGTGAGTTTTGCCGTGCGCCGCGGCGAGATTCTCGGCGTTGCCGGTCTGGTGGGCGCCGGGCGTACGGAGATGGTATCGGCGCTGTTCGGCGCCTACCCTGGCCGCTCCAGCGCCGAGATCATCATCGAAGGCAAGCCGGTCAAGGTCAGCACACCCGCGCAGGCGATTGCCAACGGCATCTGCCTGGTGCCCGAAGACCGCAAGCGCCACGGCATCGTCCCGCTGATGGCCGTGGGCGAGAACATCACGCTCGCCACGCTGGCTCAGTACGCACGCGGTTTGCGTGTCGACAAGGGCGCCGAACTCACCACCGTCGACCGCGAAATCAAACGCCTGCGCATCAAGACCGCAAGCCCCGCACTGGCGATTGCCAGCCTCTCCGGCGGCAACCAGCAGAAGGCCGTGGTCACGAAGATGGTGCTGGCGATGCCGAAGGTGCTCATCCTAGATGAGCCCACGCGCGGTGTCGACGTCGGCTCCAAATACGACATCTACAAAATGATTGCCGACCTGGCCGCCAGCGGCGTGGCGATCATCATGGTTTCTTCCGAGATGCCGGAAATCCTTGGCATGAGCGATCGTGTCCTGGTCATCGGCGAAGGCCAGTTGCGCGGCGACTTCGTCAATCAAGGCCTGACCCAGGAGCGCATCCTGGCTGCTGCAATCAACGCTGAACCCGGCCGCCAAGCGGCTTGA
- the xylF gene encoding D-xylose ABC transporter substrate-binding protein: MLSRVLNTIAAAAVLTFAATSAHASKEAPVIGFSIDDLRVERWTHDRDYFVESAKKLGATVNVQSANANEAKQIAQIENLIAQNVDVLVIVPFNSKVLGNAIASAKKKGIKVVSYDRLILNADIDGYVTFDNVKVGELQAQGVVKLAPKGNYFLLGGAATDNNARLLREGQMKVLKPYVDKGDIKIVGEQWTPEWDPSKAQNIVENALTANNNNIQGIVASNDGTAGGAIQALARQKLAGKVPVSGQDADLAAVRRVAEGTQAMTVYKPIKEIAATAAEMAVDFVKGTTPKFNTKLNNGKKDVDTVLLTPTLLTKDNLDSTVVKDGFYTHQQIFGK, translated from the coding sequence ATGCTTTCCCGCGTACTGAACACCATTGCCGCTGCCGCGGTCCTCACTTTCGCAGCCACCTCGGCCCACGCCAGCAAGGAAGCCCCGGTGATCGGCTTCTCGATCGACGACCTGCGCGTGGAGCGCTGGACGCACGACCGCGACTACTTTGTCGAATCGGCCAAGAAGCTGGGCGCGACCGTGAACGTGCAGTCGGCCAACGCCAACGAAGCCAAGCAGATCGCCCAGATCGAAAACCTGATCGCCCAGAATGTCGACGTACTCGTGATCGTGCCGTTCAACTCCAAGGTGCTGGGCAACGCCATCGCCAGCGCCAAGAAGAAGGGCATCAAGGTGGTGTCGTATGACCGCCTGATCCTGAATGCCGACATCGACGGCTACGTGACCTTCGACAACGTGAAGGTGGGCGAGCTGCAGGCGCAGGGCGTAGTCAAGCTGGCACCGAAGGGCAACTATTTCCTGCTGGGCGGCGCCGCCACCGACAACAACGCCCGCCTGCTGCGCGAAGGCCAGATGAAGGTCCTCAAGCCGTACGTCGACAAGGGCGACATCAAGATCGTCGGCGAGCAGTGGACGCCGGAGTGGGACCCCTCGAAGGCGCAGAACATTGTTGAGAATGCGTTGACCGCAAACAACAACAACATCCAGGGCATCGTCGCCTCCAACGACGGCACGGCCGGCGGCGCCATCCAGGCGCTGGCACGCCAGAAGCTGGCAGGCAAGGTGCCGGTGTCGGGTCAAGATGCCGACCTGGCCGCCGTGCGCCGCGTGGCTGAAGGCACGCAAGCCATGACGGTGTACAAGCCGATCAAGGAAATTGCCGCCACCGCCGCCGAGATGGCCGTCGACTTCGTCAAGGGCACCACGCCCAAGTTCAACACCAAGCTGAACAATGGCAAGAAGGACGTCGATACCGTGCTGCTGACCCCGACGCTGCTGACCAAGGACAACCTGGATAGCACCGTCGTCAAGGACGGCTTCTATACGCATCAGCAGATCTTCGGCAAGTAA
- a CDS encoding carbohydrate porin has protein sequence MYFRPNLQYILHPDGTSQNKNAFVIRLTAGIAF, from the coding sequence ATGTACTTCCGTCCTAATCTGCAGTACATCTTGCATCCGGACGGCACCAGCCAGAACAAGAACGCGTTCGTGATCAGGCTGACAGCCGGCATAGCGTTCTGA
- a CDS encoding porin: MRIKNPSQRIAIAAAAALLAATSGLAAAQSSVTLYGRVGGGIDYTNKIATANGTASNLQYGGNQWGTSMWGLKGSEDLGGGLSAVMNLENGFNSGSGSSDALFNRFAVVGLSSKTYGTLLLGRAMGIPDGETWSIDPMGLQNMGAETLQANRTWGSRQNAITYNSPTWGGFSFRAQAGLNGTAGHFNAGRQLAGALAYQSGPLMLKAFYEEIRDTNGEFTNLYTASRLFTAGGTYQIGDVKLFGGYSRIQSGGATVADADNPTGATHQQTYWLGANYQITPALTLIGGAYRANRNQGGGNGTLLTVGANYYFSKRTLLYGTIGTVMNGSNASFSVEAGGGKPSPGSGQQGVYTGIMHWF, encoded by the coding sequence ATGCGTATCAAGAACCCATCCCAGCGGATTGCCATCGCGGCCGCTGCAGCCCTGCTGGCAGCGACCAGCGGCCTGGCTGCCGCGCAGAGCAGTGTCACGCTGTATGGCCGCGTCGGCGGCGGCATCGACTACACGAACAAGATCGCGACAGCAAACGGCACCGCCAGCAACCTGCAGTACGGCGGCAACCAATGGGGGACCAGCATGTGGGGCCTCAAGGGTTCCGAGGATCTGGGTGGCGGGCTGTCTGCCGTGATGAACCTCGAGAACGGCTTCAACTCGGGTTCCGGTTCGTCGGATGCGCTGTTCAATCGTTTCGCGGTCGTCGGGCTGTCGAGCAAGACGTATGGCACGCTGTTGCTGGGCCGCGCCATGGGCATCCCCGATGGCGAGACATGGTCGATTGACCCGATGGGTCTGCAGAACATGGGCGCCGAGACGCTGCAGGCCAATCGCACCTGGGGCTCGCGCCAGAACGCGATCACCTACAACTCGCCGACCTGGGGCGGCTTCTCGTTCCGTGCCCAGGCGGGCCTGAACGGAACCGCAGGGCATTTCAATGCCGGCAGGCAGCTTGCCGGTGCGTTGGCCTACCAGAGCGGCCCGCTGATGCTCAAGGCGTTCTACGAAGAAATTCGCGACACCAACGGCGAGTTCACCAACCTCTATACGGCTTCCCGCCTGTTCACGGCAGGTGGCACCTATCAGATCGGTGACGTCAAGCTGTTCGGCGGCTACAGCCGTATCCAGTCGGGCGGCGCCACTGTTGCGGATGCAGACAACCCGACCGGCGCGACCCACCAGCAAACCTACTGGCTGGGGGCCAACTATCAGATCACACCGGCTTTGACGCTGATCGGCGGTGCATACCGGGCGAACCGCAACCAGGGCGGCGGAAATGGCACGCTGCTGACGGTGGGCGCCAACTACTACTTCTCGAAGCGCACGCTGCTGTACGGCACCATCGGTACCGTGATGAATGGCAGCAACGCGTCTTTCTCGGTTGAGGCGGGCGGCGGCAAGCCGTCGCCGGGTTCGGGCCAGCAAGGCGTGTACACGGGGATCATGCACTGGTTCTGA
- the cynS gene encoding cyanase → MQREDVTDLIVLQKIKKKLTWTQLAELIGHSKEWSTAALLGQMTLTEAQAKAVGAALDLPEEAIALLQVPPYKGSLPTAVPTDPLIYRFYELVSVYGTTFKALIHEEFGDGIMSAIDFNMDLTREPDPKGDRVRIVMSGKFLPYKTY, encoded by the coding sequence ATGCAACGCGAAGACGTAACGGATCTGATCGTCCTGCAGAAGATCAAAAAGAAACTGACGTGGACGCAGTTGGCCGAGCTCATCGGCCACAGCAAGGAATGGAGTACCGCAGCGCTGCTCGGCCAGATGACGCTGACCGAAGCGCAGGCAAAGGCCGTTGGCGCGGCGCTGGATCTGCCTGAAGAGGCCATCGCGCTGCTGCAGGTGCCACCGTACAAGGGGTCGCTGCCCACGGCAGTGCCGACCGATCCGCTGATCTACCGCTTCTACGAACTCGTCAGCGTGTACGGCACAACGTTCAAGGCGCTGATCCACGAAGAGTTTGGCGACGGCATCATGAGCGCGATCGATTTCAACATGGACCTCACCCGCGAGCCCGACCCCAAGGGCGATCGCGTGCGCATCGTCATGAGCGGCAAGTTCCTGCCGTACAAAACCTACTGA
- a CDS encoding FadR/GntR family transcriptional regulator — protein sequence MATLGAGKTASIGIRKQKRADLVAEELKRLITQRNLKPGDKLPQEIKLQETFGVSKGTIREALKSLEVQGLVSVSTGPAGGGTIVEVPLDRTFQLMQNYLFFKDIGIADVYTVRRLLEPELAAGAVPHLTDDDFRALEHTIDLCDPASAKAAAPLDQRQEDLSFHDILAAANPNPMLRFCCELINEMIRQLVVFGNETSPKDHAKFGASNVKFHRQILDAARVRDAETVRALMSTHMEDCTHHVTRMKGRVHGRLVLDSEMPRRHRPVLDEHDDGGHED from the coding sequence ATGGCCACACTCGGAGCAGGCAAGACGGCGTCAATCGGCATCCGCAAGCAGAAGCGCGCCGACCTCGTTGCAGAAGAACTGAAGCGGCTGATCACGCAGCGCAACCTCAAGCCCGGCGACAAGCTCCCGCAGGAGATCAAGCTGCAGGAAACCTTCGGGGTGAGCAAGGGCACGATTCGCGAGGCGCTCAAGTCTTTGGAGGTGCAGGGCCTGGTGAGTGTGAGCACGGGGCCCGCCGGCGGCGGCACCATCGTCGAGGTGCCGCTGGACCGCACGTTCCAGCTCATGCAGAACTATCTGTTTTTCAAAGACATCGGGATTGCAGACGTCTACACCGTGCGCCGGCTGCTTGAGCCAGAGCTGGCCGCCGGGGCGGTGCCGCATCTGACGGACGACGACTTCCGCGCACTTGAGCACACCATCGACCTGTGCGACCCGGCTTCTGCCAAGGCCGCCGCGCCGCTCGACCAGCGTCAGGAAGACCTGAGCTTTCACGACATCCTGGCCGCAGCCAATCCCAACCCGATGCTGCGGTTCTGCTGCGAGCTGATCAACGAAATGATTCGGCAGCTTGTGGTGTTCGGCAACGAAACGTCACCGAAGGACCACGCCAAGTTCGGCGCGTCCAACGTCAAGTTTCACCGGCAGATTCTGGATGCGGCACGCGTGCGCGACGCCGAGACCGTGCGTGCACTCATGAGCACGCACATGGAAGACTGCACCCACCATGTCACGCGAATGAAGGGCCGGGTGCACGGCCGTCTCGTGCTCGATTCCGAGATGCCGCGTCGCCATCGTCCCGTGCTCGACGAACACGACGACGGCGGCCACGAAGACTGA
- a CDS encoding ABC transporter substrate-binding protein: MNRRDLLKLAALSAVPASLLQARSAWAADAIELGCPVPMSGPFAANGKFADLGMKLAVEQYGKVLGRPLAYSVLDTEGKPATAVRKVQELAQQKNARYFAGGILSSESLAMGKEAEKFGGVFITTAGADEITGKDCNRATFRWSVPTYGAIERTVRPLIESMPKAKRWYTITPQYVFGDGLLSAAKNIFKEKGIEHVGNSYHALTEKEFSGYLTNAMAAKPDVLLILNFGSQSSDTLRQAVSFGMKKNTTILVAWASGLEQFESLGADLCDGVYFGAQYWHDVDTPANHDLVKRTQAAFKSNPNYSLAGSYTCTKILLDAMIKAGSVDPKAVIAALQGMKYDGLTGPEEIRAADHQVLKNYYLLKGKPKSRMKDKDDFAEVVSVGKAFLPVEQTQCKLT, from the coding sequence TTGAATCGTCGAGACTTGCTCAAACTGGCGGCGCTGTCCGCCGTGCCCGCCTCGCTGCTGCAGGCCCGTTCTGCGTGGGCGGCCGATGCCATCGAACTGGGCTGCCCGGTGCCGATGTCCGGTCCGTTTGCCGCCAACGGCAAGTTTGCCGACCTCGGCATGAAGCTGGCCGTGGAGCAATACGGCAAGGTGCTCGGCCGGCCGCTGGCGTATAGCGTGCTCGACACCGAAGGCAAGCCGGCCACGGCCGTGCGCAAGGTGCAGGAACTCGCGCAGCAGAAGAATGCGCGCTACTTCGCGGGCGGCATCCTGTCGTCCGAATCGCTGGCGATGGGCAAGGAGGCGGAGAAGTTTGGCGGCGTGTTCATCACCACCGCAGGGGCCGATGAAATTACCGGCAAGGACTGCAACCGCGCGACCTTCCGCTGGTCGGTGCCGACCTACGGCGCCATCGAGCGCACCGTGCGCCCGCTGATCGAATCGATGCCCAAGGCCAAGCGCTGGTACACCATCACGCCGCAATACGTGTTTGGCGACGGCTTGCTCTCGGCGGCCAAGAACATCTTCAAGGAAAAGGGCATCGAGCATGTGGGCAACAGCTATCACGCGCTCACCGAAAAGGAGTTCAGCGGTTACCTGACCAACGCGATGGCCGCCAAGCCCGACGTGCTGCTGATCCTGAACTTCGGCTCGCAATCGTCCGACACGCTGCGCCAGGCGGTGAGCTTTGGCATGAAGAAGAACACGACGATCCTGGTGGCGTGGGCGTCTGGCCTGGAGCAGTTCGAATCGCTCGGCGCCGACCTGTGCGATGGCGTGTACTTTGGCGCGCAGTACTGGCACGACGTGGATACGCCCGCCAACCACGATCTGGTGAAACGCACGCAGGCTGCGTTCAAGTCCAACCCGAACTACAGCCTCGCGGGCTCCTACACCTGCACCAAGATCCTGCTCGACGCGATGATCAAGGCCGGCAGCGTCGACCCGAAGGCCGTGATTGCCGCGCTGCAGGGCATGAAGTACGACGGGCTGACGGGCCCCGAAGAAATTCGTGCAGCCGACCACCAGGTGCTCAAGAACTACTACCTGCTCAAGGGCAAGCCCAAGAGCCGCATGAAGGACAAGGACGACTTTGCCGAAGTGGTGTCGGTGGGCAAAGCCTTCCTGCCGGTCGAACAGACGCAGTGCAAGCTGACCTGA
- a CDS encoding branched-chain amino acid ABC transporter permease — protein MNVYLLQVVNGVGIGMLYFLLAVGLSIIFGLLRFVNFAHGAFYALGAYLCFQALQMGMNFWLALVLAPIVIGALAWVTEKVLLRHVYAQAHEFHIVVTVGLALVVQELIIVAWGPLGVDVPAPDALQGVVMWGDFVYPKYRLFVIGFTAVLALGLWWLLEGTRLGSAVRAGSESTEMVSLLGINVFRLFSLMFALGAATAAVAGVLAAPIRGAEPFMGVEALGVAFVVVVVGGMGSFAGALVGGLLVGIVQSLMSTLWPEGARLMIYVAMAAVLLLRPHGLLGRG, from the coding sequence ATGAACGTCTACCTGCTCCAGGTCGTCAACGGCGTGGGGATCGGCATGCTCTACTTCCTGCTGGCGGTGGGGCTGTCGATCATCTTCGGGCTGTTGCGCTTCGTCAATTTTGCCCACGGCGCGTTCTATGCGCTCGGTGCGTATCTCTGCTTCCAGGCCCTGCAGATGGGCATGAATTTCTGGTTGGCGCTTGTGCTCGCGCCCATCGTCATCGGCGCGCTTGCCTGGGTGACGGAGAAGGTGCTGCTGCGCCACGTGTATGCGCAGGCGCACGAGTTCCACATCGTCGTCACCGTGGGGCTGGCGCTGGTGGTGCAGGAACTCATCATCGTGGCGTGGGGGCCGCTGGGCGTGGATGTGCCGGCGCCCGACGCGCTGCAGGGCGTGGTGATGTGGGGCGATTTCGTCTATCCGAAATATCGCCTCTTCGTGATCGGTTTTACCGCCGTGCTGGCACTCGGGCTGTGGTGGCTGCTGGAGGGCACGCGCCTGGGCAGCGCGGTGCGCGCAGGCAGTGAATCGACCGAGATGGTGTCGCTGCTCGGCATCAACGTGTTTCGCCTGTTCAGCCTGATGTTTGCGCTGGGTGCGGCGACGGCGGCGGTGGCCGGTGTGCTGGCTGCGCCCATTCGCGGCGCGGAGCCCTTCATGGGCGTGGAGGCACTCGGCGTCGCCTTCGTGGTTGTGGTGGTGGGCGGCATGGGCAGTTTTGCGGGAGCGCTGGTCGGCGGCCTGCTGGTCGGCATCGTGCAGAGCCTGATGAGCACGCTGTGGCCCGAGGGCGCGCGGCTGATGATCTACGTGGCGATGGCAGCCGTGCTGCTGCTGCGCCCGCACGGCCTGCTGGGGAGGGGATGA